In Streptomyces violaceusniger Tu 4113, one DNA window encodes the following:
- the thrS gene encoding threonine--tRNA ligase gives MATDVRHVDEETAMSDHRKLGRELGLFDTDPLIGAGLPYWLPDGATVRHTLEEYIRDAERRAGYRHVYSPVLGKRELYELSGHWSHYSDDMFPPMELGAEQVVLRPSLCPHHAVIYRSRGHSYRELPLRMAELGGMYRSELSGVLGGLTRVRAIQLNDAHIFCTLDQVADEAGAALEMIRRAYEALGMTPARYRLSLPGPGGKYVAAPEMWRRSTALLTDVLDGSGLPYEAVEGEAAFYGPKIDVQVADGAGRESTLSTVQVDFHQPEQFDLHYIGPDGARHRPVMVHRSIIGSVERAVAHLIEEHGGAFPAWLAPTQLVVLPISEAELPHAEALVRRCVDLGLRAELAGPERGSLGARIREARLVPYQAVVGAREAGDDRVALRLRDGRRLDPLPVGEALSRINALVKAHSNELWAPRPSPSGD, from the coding sequence ATAGCCACCGACGTCCGCCACGTCGACGAGGAGACCGCGATGTCCGACCACCGCAAACTGGGCCGTGAGCTGGGCCTGTTCGACACCGACCCGCTGATCGGCGCGGGGCTGCCGTACTGGCTGCCCGACGGCGCGACCGTACGGCACACCCTGGAGGAGTACATCCGCGACGCCGAGCGGCGGGCGGGCTACCGGCATGTGTACTCGCCGGTGCTCGGCAAACGGGAGCTGTACGAGCTGTCGGGGCACTGGTCGCACTACAGCGACGACATGTTTCCCCCGATGGAGCTGGGCGCGGAGCAGGTCGTCCTGCGTCCGAGTCTGTGCCCCCACCATGCGGTCATCTACCGCTCCCGCGGCCACAGCTACCGCGAACTGCCGCTGCGGATGGCCGAGTTGGGCGGGATGTACCGTTCGGAGCTGTCGGGGGTGCTCGGCGGGCTGACCCGGGTCCGGGCCATCCAGCTCAACGACGCCCATATCTTCTGCACCCTGGACCAGGTCGCCGACGAGGCGGGGGCGGCCCTGGAGATGATCCGCCGGGCGTACGAGGCGCTCGGCATGACCCCGGCCCGCTATCGGCTCTCCCTCCCGGGCCCCGGCGGCAAGTACGTCGCCGCCCCCGAGATGTGGCGTCGTTCGACCGCCCTGCTGACCGACGTCCTGGACGGCTCCGGTCTGCCGTACGAGGCGGTGGAGGGCGAGGCCGCGTTCTACGGCCCCAAGATCGATGTACAGGTCGCCGACGGGGCGGGCCGGGAGTCCACCCTGTCCACCGTCCAGGTCGACTTCCACCAGCCCGAGCAGTTCGATCTGCACTACATCGGGCCGGACGGCGCCCGGCACCGTCCGGTCATGGTCCACCGCAGCATCATCGGCAGTGTGGAACGGGCCGTGGCCCATCTCATCGAGGAGCACGGCGGGGCCTTCCCCGCCTGGCTCGCCCCCACTCAGCTCGTGGTCCTGCCGATCTCCGAGGCCGAACTGCCGCACGCCGAGGCGCTCGTCCGGCGGTGCGTGGACCTCGGGCTGCGCGCGGAGCTCGCCGGACCGGAGCGCGGCAGCCTGGGCGCCCGGATCCGGGAGGCCCGCCTGGTGCCCTACCAGGCCGTCGTGGGCGCCAGGGAGGCCGGGGACGACCGGGTGGCCCTGCGGCTGCGGGACGGCCGCCGGCTGGACCCGCTACCGGTCGGGGAGGCGCTGTCCCGGATCAACGCACTGGTGAAGGCACACAGCAACGAGCTGTGGGCCCCCCGCCCCAGCCCCTCCGGCGATTGA
- a CDS encoding serine hydrolase domain-containing protein has protein sequence MERYSGWADEGFGGVAEEFARNFEEFPELGAAVTVFTGGRKVVELWGGVADQGSGRAWERDTAVPVFSCAKGIVSVCAHLLAQEGRLDLDAPVSRYWPEFGRYGKEAITCRMVLGHRAGVPVLDRMLTFEEIADWAPVIRAVEGQTPLWEPGASYEYHGHVFGFLIGEVIRRITGHTPGAYFRQAVGDPLGLRAWIGLPTAELAGRARLVEAEGRPGMPGPENLLTRIVTMNGALVFPGLDEPHGWNDPALLGTELPGAGATASASGLAGLYAAAVTGIDGHRRLLSPETVTDAVREISSGKGWLGFDMGARWGSGFLLDSPSFRPMLGERSFGNDGAGGQFAFGDDEFGVGFAYVANRMIGHGDARATRLVAALRESLGG, from the coding sequence ATGGAGCGGTACAGCGGGTGGGCCGATGAGGGGTTCGGCGGTGTCGCCGAGGAGTTCGCGCGGAACTTCGAGGAGTTTCCCGAACTCGGGGCGGCGGTCACCGTCTTCACCGGTGGACGCAAGGTCGTGGAGCTGTGGGGCGGGGTCGCGGACCAGGGGAGCGGGCGGGCGTGGGAGAGGGACACCGCCGTGCCGGTGTTCTCGTGCGCCAAGGGCATCGTGAGCGTCTGCGCCCACCTCCTCGCGCAGGAGGGGCGGCTGGACCTCGATGCCCCGGTGAGCCGGTACTGGCCGGAGTTCGGCCGGTACGGCAAGGAGGCCATCACCTGCCGGATGGTCCTCGGGCACCGGGCGGGGGTCCCCGTGCTCGACCGGATGCTGACGTTCGAGGAGATCGCCGACTGGGCGCCGGTGATCCGCGCCGTCGAGGGGCAGACGCCGTTGTGGGAGCCGGGCGCGTCGTACGAGTACCACGGCCATGTCTTCGGCTTCCTCATCGGTGAGGTGATCCGGCGGATCACCGGCCACACCCCGGGCGCGTACTTCCGTCAGGCCGTGGGGGATCCGCTGGGGCTGCGGGCCTGGATCGGGCTGCCGACGGCGGAGCTGGCCGGGCGGGCCCGGCTGGTCGAGGCCGAGGGGCGGCCCGGGATGCCGGGGCCCGAAAATCTGCTGACCCGCATCGTGACCATGAACGGCGCGCTGGTCTTCCCCGGCCTCGACGAGCCGCACGGCTGGAACGACCCCGCGTTGCTCGGCACGGAGCTGCCCGGCGCGGGTGCCACCGCGTCGGCGAGCGGGCTCGCCGGGCTGTACGCGGCGGCCGTGACCGGTATCGACGGCCATCGGCGGCTGCTGAGCCCCGAGACCGTGACGGACGCGGTCCGCGAGATCTCGTCCGGCAAGGGATGGCTGGGCTTCGACATGGGAGCGCGCTGGGGCTCGGGCTTTCTGCTCGACTCGCCGTCCTTCCGGCCGATGCTGGGGGAGCGCAGCTTCGGCAACGACGGGGCGGGCGGTCAGTTCGCCTTCGGCGACGACGAGTTCGGCGTGGGCTTCGCCTATGTGGCCAACCGCATGATCGGCCACGGCGACGCCCGCGCCACCCGCCTCGTCGCCGCCCTGCGGGAGTCTTTGGGCGGCTGA
- a CDS encoding GNAT family N-acetyltransferase, with product MSAPHRIDRLTAADFPDTVKSLAELLVDAVDDGASMGFLAPFDHETAVTWWQTQTPVVADGTLAVWVCHDTDGITGTVSLAFSQKPNGRHRAELLKLIVHREARGQGIARALLATAEAAATAAGVTLLLLDTRTGSPAEWVYSAEGWTRYGIVPAYAADPDGSLEDCSFFYKHLTTPTGS from the coding sequence GTGTCCGCACCACACCGAATCGACCGCCTGACCGCCGCCGACTTCCCCGACACCGTCAAGAGCCTGGCCGAGCTCCTGGTCGACGCCGTCGACGACGGTGCCTCCATGGGTTTCCTGGCCCCCTTCGACCATGAGACCGCCGTGACCTGGTGGCAGACGCAGACCCCGGTGGTGGCCGACGGCACCCTGGCCGTCTGGGTCTGCCACGACACCGACGGCATAACCGGCACCGTCAGCCTGGCCTTCTCCCAGAAGCCCAACGGCCGTCACCGGGCCGAGCTCCTCAAACTGATCGTCCATCGCGAGGCCCGGGGCCAGGGCATCGCCCGCGCCCTCCTGGCCACCGCCGAAGCCGCCGCCACCGCCGCCGGGGTCACCCTCCTGCTCCTGGACACCCGCACCGGCAGCCCCGCCGAGTGGGTCTACAGCGCCGAGGGCTGGACCCGCTACGGCATCGTCCCCGCCTACGCCGCCGACCCGGACGGCTCCCTGGAGGACTGCAGCTTCTTCTACAAACACCTCACGACGCCGACCGGGTCGTAA
- a CDS encoding helix-turn-helix domain-containing protein yields the protein MRDSGIVEPLEARLATRLGDLRRERGWSLDELARRTGISRSTLSRLERGEISPTAALLNTLCAAYERTMSRLLAEVEAEPPQVVRAAAQPVWRDETSGFARRSVSPPHAGLRGEVVEGTLRPGADIAYDGPPVPGVEQHIWVLEGAVEITANGQAYALGAGDCLRFRLWGSSRFRCVGPDPVRYALMVVLP from the coding sequence ATGAGAGATTCGGGGATCGTCGAACCGCTGGAGGCCCGTCTGGCCACCCGCCTCGGCGACTTGCGCAGGGAACGAGGCTGGTCGCTGGACGAGTTGGCGCGGCGGACGGGCATCAGCCGTTCGACGCTGTCACGTCTCGAACGCGGCGAGATCAGCCCGACCGCCGCCCTGCTCAACACGTTGTGCGCGGCCTACGAGCGCACGATGTCGCGACTGCTGGCCGAGGTGGAGGCGGAGCCGCCCCAGGTGGTACGCGCCGCCGCGCAGCCGGTGTGGCGGGACGAGACCTCGGGGTTCGCCCGCCGCTCGGTGTCCCCGCCGCATGCGGGGCTGCGCGGTGAGGTGGTCGAGGGCACGCTGCGCCCGGGCGCGGACATCGCGTACGACGGACCACCGGTCCCGGGCGTCGAGCAGCACATCTGGGTTCTGGAGGGCGCGGTGGAGATCACGGCCAACGGTCAGGCATACGCGCTCGGGGCGGGGGACTGCCTGCGGTTCCGGCTGTGGGGAAGCTCGCGATTCCGCTGCGTGGGCCCCGATCCGGTGCGCTACGCGCTGATGGTCGTCCTGCCGTAG
- a CDS encoding GNAT family N-acetyltransferase, whose translation MTSTPRAQAGSRAPASPATEPTRGWTIAARPVDDPVSAMLLREYLVDVADRYYQLHEERDSTPEEIEQALAEMPSDDLAPPRGIFLLAHHDGELAGCAGMRLLDERTPELTRAAELKRVYVRPAKRGLGGGAVLLAAVETAAGELGAERIALDTRLDLVEARALYARHGYREVPPFTAGPYAEVWMVKELG comes from the coding sequence ATGACGAGTACGCCACGTGCCCAGGCCGGTTCGCGCGCCCCGGCCTCCCCCGCGACGGAGCCGACGAGGGGCTGGACGATCGCCGCGCGGCCCGTCGACGATCCGGTCTCGGCCATGCTGCTGCGCGAGTACCTCGTCGATGTCGCGGACCGCTACTACCAGCTCCACGAGGAGCGGGACTCGACCCCGGAGGAGATCGAGCAGGCGCTCGCGGAGATGCCCAGCGACGATCTCGCCCCGCCGCGGGGGATCTTCCTGCTGGCGCATCACGATGGCGAACTCGCCGGATGTGCGGGGATGCGGCTGCTGGACGAGCGTACGCCGGAGCTGACGCGGGCGGCGGAGCTGAAGCGGGTGTACGTACGGCCCGCCAAGCGGGGGCTGGGCGGCGGCGCCGTGCTGCTCGCGGCCGTCGAGACGGCGGCGGGCGAACTGGGCGCCGAGCGGATCGCGCTCGACACCCGCCTCGACCTGGTCGAGGCCCGCGCGCTGTACGCGCGGCATGGATACCGGGAGGTCCCTCCCTTCACGGCGGGGCCGTACGCCGAGGTCTGGATGGTCAAGGAGCTGGGCTGA
- a CDS encoding MDR family MFS transporter, which translates to MARDGGSPAPAPGAPDAVDLGPREGRPRRTVMVAIGALLLGMLLAALDQTIVSTALPTIVSDLGGLEHLSWVVTAYLLASTAATPLWGKLGDQYGRKRLFQTAIVIFLIGSALCGLAGNMAELIAFRALQGLGGGGLMVLSMAIVGDIVPPRDRGRYQGLFGAVFSAASVLGPLLGGVFVDHLSWRWVFYINLPVGIVALLVVASALQIPVRRTSHTIDYLGTFLIAAVAAALVLMTSLGGVTYGWGSWQIIGLAVVGMALLAAFVRVEFRAAEPVLPLTLFRSRTFTLCAVIGFIVGFAMFGSMTYLPTFLQIVQGVSPTTSGLHLLPLVLGTLVSSTVSGHLVSRTGRYKVFPVLGTAITAVGLLLLHQLRESSGVAEMSAYFFVFGCGLGLVIQVLVLIVQNSVSYRDLGVATSGATFFRSIGASFGVSVFGTIFANNLGPHIADALAGRRLPPGITPGALTSDPRSLGRLSPVDRAAVRHAFSVSITDVFLYAVPVVLLAFVLAWYLREEPLRGSVTAPDGSEILASNPVQRSSHEECARALSLLGSREGRRKIYVDITRRAGLDLRPAASWMLLRIHHYGSVEPAMLAERSPVPLRVITEAARQIEERGLGRRYGLDLILTDDGREVATRLYRAREASLAELLGDWWSPDRPTDLSELVDELTHELCGSDAEQPGDGTPRPDHRRPPPPRTP; encoded by the coding sequence ATGGCGCGGGACGGCGGCAGCCCGGCTCCGGCCCCAGGAGCCCCCGACGCCGTGGACCTGGGCCCGCGAGAGGGCCGGCCGCGGCGCACGGTCATGGTGGCCATCGGCGCGCTGCTGCTCGGCATGCTGCTCGCCGCGCTCGATCAGACGATCGTCTCCACCGCGCTGCCCACGATCGTCAGCGACCTCGGCGGCCTGGAGCATCTGTCCTGGGTCGTCACCGCGTATCTCCTCGCCTCGACCGCGGCCACCCCGCTGTGGGGCAAGCTCGGCGACCAGTACGGCCGTAAGAGGCTCTTCCAGACCGCGATCGTCATCTTCCTGATCGGCTCCGCGCTGTGCGGGCTCGCCGGGAACATGGCGGAACTCATCGCCTTCCGCGCGCTGCAGGGGCTGGGCGGCGGCGGCCTCATGGTCCTGTCGATGGCGATCGTCGGCGATATCGTCCCGCCCCGTGACCGCGGCCGCTACCAGGGTCTCTTCGGCGCCGTCTTCAGCGCCGCCAGTGTGCTGGGGCCGCTGCTGGGCGGGGTGTTCGTCGACCATCTGAGCTGGCGCTGGGTCTTCTACATCAATCTGCCGGTCGGCATCGTCGCCCTCCTCGTCGTCGCCTCCGCGCTGCAGATCCCGGTGCGCCGCACCTCGCACACCATCGACTATCTCGGCACCTTCCTGATCGCCGCGGTCGCCGCCGCCCTGGTGCTGATGACCTCCCTCGGCGGGGTCACCTACGGCTGGGGGTCCTGGCAGATCATCGGGCTCGCGGTGGTCGGCATGGCGCTGCTGGCGGCCTTCGTACGGGTGGAGTTCCGCGCGGCCGAGCCGGTGCTGCCGCTCACCCTCTTCCGCAGCCGCACCTTCACGCTGTGCGCGGTCATCGGCTTCATCGTCGGTTTCGCGATGTTCGGCAGCATGACCTATCTGCCGACCTTCCTCCAGATCGTGCAGGGCGTCTCGCCGACCACCTCGGGCCTCCACCTCCTGCCGCTGGTCCTCGGCACGCTTGTCTCCTCCACCGTCTCCGGCCATCTGGTCAGCCGCACCGGCCGCTACAAGGTCTTCCCGGTCCTGGGCACCGCGATCACCGCCGTCGGCCTGCTGCTTCTGCACCAGTTGCGGGAGTCCAGCGGGGTGGCGGAGATGAGCGCGTACTTCTTCGTCTTCGGCTGCGGTCTCGGCCTGGTCATCCAGGTGCTGGTGCTGATCGTGCAGAACTCCGTCAGCTATCGGGACCTGGGCGTCGCCACCTCCGGCGCGACCTTCTTCCGCTCGATCGGCGCCTCGTTCGGCGTCTCCGTCTTCGGCACGATCTTCGCCAACAACCTCGGCCCCCATATCGCCGACGCCCTCGCCGGGCGACGCCTGCCACCCGGGATCACCCCCGGCGCCCTCACCTCCGACCCCCGGAGCCTCGGCCGGCTGTCCCCGGTGGACCGGGCGGCGGTGCGGCACGCGTTCTCCGTCTCCATCACCGACGTCTTCCTCTACGCGGTGCCGGTCGTGCTGCTCGCCTTCGTCCTCGCCTGGTACCTCCGGGAGGAGCCGCTGCGCGGCAGCGTCACCGCGCCCGACGGCAGCGAAATACTCGCCAGCAACCCCGTCCAACGCTCCTCGCACGAGGAGTGCGCCCGGGCGCTGTCCCTGCTCGGCAGCCGGGAGGGCCGCCGGAAGATCTACGTCGACATCACCCGGCGCGCCGGGCTCGACCTCAGACCGGCCGCGAGCTGGATGCTGCTGCGCATCCACCACTACGGCTCGGTCGAACCCGCGATGCTCGCGGAGCGCTCGCCCGTACCGCTGCGGGTCATCACCGAGGCGGCCCGGCAGATCGAGGAGCGCGGCCTCGGCCGCCGCTACGGACTGGACCTGATCCTCACGGACGACGGCCGCGAGGTCGCGACCAGGCTCTACCGGGCCCGCGAGGCGTCCCTCGCGGAACTCCTGGGCGACTGGTGGTCACCCGACCGCCCGACCGACCTGAGCGAGCTGGTGGACGAGCTGACGCACGAGCTGTGCGGCTCGGACGCGGAACAGCCGGGAGACGGCACCCCCCGCCCCGACCACCGCCGCCCCCCGCCACCGCGCACGCCCTGA
- a CDS encoding peptidoglycan-binding protein, giving the protein MTAESCPHCFAPARANGRPGCTCAERAAASTAAPGETEDQTRPHPVLALSEERPGGPDPRDLRLFEEAERKKAEKEEAEKGDTDETRLIDRVEERPGGDGVTDGAAVGVGGVGGAAVGGVGGEADGDAPGEGPGPARHRKNKRKVVAAVLAGAAAVAVAGSLAVGTGLLGGDHKEDGGGGGASDRALADSTASAPVEEELPAAGDGPSSGAPSSSATPRPSASGSTRASASPSETGPSATAHPSASGSATDSATKPGPTASGGPTSAPSDPPGPTGPPALREGDSGPEVAELQKRLSQLLLYIGAADGDYDGGVRRVVSSYQDQHDITGDPDGVYGENTRRDLESRTKEP; this is encoded by the coding sequence GTGACGGCAGAATCCTGCCCGCACTGCTTCGCACCGGCGCGCGCCAACGGGCGCCCCGGCTGTACGTGTGCCGAACGCGCCGCCGCGTCCACCGCGGCGCCAGGCGAGACCGAAGACCAGACCCGTCCGCACCCCGTTCTGGCGCTCTCGGAGGAGCGCCCGGGCGGGCCCGATCCGCGTGATCTGCGTCTCTTCGAAGAGGCGGAGAGGAAGAAGGCGGAGAAGGAGGAGGCGGAGAAGGGGGACACCGACGAGACGCGGTTGATCGACCGCGTCGAGGAGAGACCCGGCGGGGACGGGGTGACGGACGGCGCTGCCGTCGGCGTCGGAGGCGTCGGAGGCGCCGCCGTCGGAGGCGTCGGCGGAGAGGCCGACGGAGACGCGCCGGGGGAGGGACCCGGCCCCGCCCGGCACCGCAAGAACAAGCGCAAGGTCGTGGCGGCCGTGCTCGCGGGGGCGGCGGCCGTGGCCGTGGCCGGTTCGCTGGCGGTCGGCACCGGTCTGCTCGGCGGTGACCACAAGGAGGACGGCGGCGGCGGGGGCGCGAGCGACCGCGCGCTGGCCGACAGCACCGCCAGCGCCCCGGTCGAGGAGGAGCTGCCGGCCGCGGGGGACGGCCCGTCGTCCGGCGCCCCGTCGTCGAGCGCCACGCCCCGCCCGTCCGCGTCCGGCTCGACGCGAGCGAGCGCGTCCCCGAGCGAGACCGGCCCCTCGGCCACCGCCCACCCCTCGGCGTCGGGCTCCGCGACCGACTCGGCGACGAAGCCCGGGCCGACCGCCTCCGGCGGTCCGACCTCCGCCCCGTCCGATCCCCCCGGGCCCACCGGCCCGCCCGCGCTGCGCGAGGGCGACAGCGGGCCCGAGGTGGCCGAGCTGCAGAAGCGGCTGTCCCAGTTGCTGCTCTACATCGGCGCGGCGGACGGGGACTACGACGGCGGGGTGCGGAGGGTGGTGTCCAGCTACCAGGACCAGCACGACATCACGGGCGATCCGGACGGTGTCTACGGCGAGAACACCCGCCGCGACCTCGAATCCAGGACCAAGGAGCCGTAG
- a CDS encoding HAD-IA family hydrolase, with protein sequence MSLTARALLLDMDGTLVNSDAVVERCWRRWAAEQGLDAESVLQIVHGRQGHATMAVLLPDRPVEQNLADNQRMLEWETTDLDGVVPVPGAPAFMASLAGLPHALVTSADKGLAGARMGAAGLTMPEVRVTAECVGASKPDPEGFLKGAAELGFAPADCVVFEDSEVGIAAGRAAGMRVVGVGPRAAAHAPDAHVRDLEQVRVEALPDGTLRLHISG encoded by the coding sequence ATGTCGCTCACCGCCCGCGCACTCCTCCTCGACATGGACGGCACCCTGGTCAACTCCGACGCCGTCGTCGAGCGCTGCTGGCGGCGGTGGGCGGCCGAGCAGGGGCTGGACGCGGAGAGCGTGCTCCAGATCGTCCACGGGCGGCAGGGCCACGCGACGATGGCGGTACTCCTCCCCGACCGTCCGGTCGAGCAGAACCTGGCCGACAACCAGCGGATGCTGGAGTGGGAGACCACGGATCTCGACGGCGTCGTGCCGGTGCCCGGCGCGCCCGCCTTCATGGCCTCGCTGGCCGGCCTTCCGCACGCCCTGGTGACCTCCGCCGACAAGGGGCTCGCCGGCGCGCGGATGGGCGCCGCCGGGCTCACGATGCCGGAGGTGCGGGTCACCGCGGAGTGCGTCGGCGCGAGCAAGCCGGACCCGGAGGGCTTCCTCAAGGGCGCGGCCGAGCTGGGCTTCGCCCCCGCCGACTGTGTCGTCTTCGAGGACTCCGAGGTCGGCATCGCGGCGGGCCGGGCGGCCGGGATGCGGGTGGTCGGCGTCGGCCCGCGCGCCGCCGCGCACGCCCCGGACGCCCATGTGCGGGACCTGGAGCAGGTACGGGTCGAGGCACTGCCCGACGGCACCCTGCGCCTGCACATCTCCGGCTGA
- a CDS encoding TMEM165/GDT1 family protein, whose product MFSITVAAVVFGVVFLAELPDKTALAGLMLGTRYRASYVFVGVAAAFALHVGLAIAAGSVLTLLPHRLLQAIVGVLFLGGAAILLFKKDDGEEEVRKPADQSFWKVSGAGFMLILVAEFGDLTQIMTANLAARYDDPLSVGVGAVLALWAVAGLGIVGGRTLMRYVPLRLITKVAALVMLALGGFSLYEAIAA is encoded by the coding sequence GTGTTCAGCATCACCGTCGCCGCCGTGGTCTTCGGCGTCGTCTTCCTCGCCGAACTTCCCGACAAGACCGCCCTGGCCGGGCTGATGCTCGGCACCCGCTACCGCGCCTCGTACGTCTTCGTCGGCGTGGCCGCGGCCTTCGCCCTCCACGTCGGGCTCGCCATCGCGGCGGGCAGTGTGCTCACCCTGCTGCCGCACCGGCTGCTGCAGGCGATCGTGGGGGTGCTCTTCCTCGGAGGAGCGGCGATCCTGCTCTTCAAGAAGGACGACGGGGAGGAGGAGGTCCGCAAGCCCGCCGACCAGAGCTTCTGGAAGGTGTCGGGGGCGGGCTTCATGCTGATCCTGGTCGCCGAGTTCGGCGATCTGACCCAGATCATGACCGCGAACCTCGCCGCCCGCTACGACGACCCGCTGTCGGTGGGCGTGGGCGCGGTGCTGGCGCTGTGGGCCGTCGCGGGTCTGGGCATCGTGGGCGGCCGCACCCTGATGCGGTACGTACCGCTCCGGCTGATCACCAAGGTCGCGGCCCTGGTGATGCTGGCGCTGGGCGGATTCAGCCTGTACGAGGCCATCGCGGCCTGA
- a CDS encoding HNH endonuclease family protein, with protein MSDMHRHPTRRRVYARRASVFGGFVALLGTIVMSGPTAQASPPTPPSAATARTQLASLTVKTEGTTDGYSRDKFPHWITQSGSCDTREEVLKRDGTNVQTDSSCKATSGSWYSEYDGATWTASSDVDIDHMVPLAEAWKSGANSWTTAQRQAFANDLTHSQLIAVTDNVNQSKSDQDPGEWLPPRTAYHCMYARMWVSVKYTYDLSLDSAEKSALSGILNGC; from the coding sequence ATGTCAGACATGCACCGTCATCCCACTCGCCGTCGCGTCTACGCGCGTCGCGCCTCCGTCTTCGGCGGGTTCGTCGCCCTGCTGGGCACGATCGTCATGAGCGGGCCCACCGCCCAGGCTTCCCCGCCCACCCCGCCGAGCGCCGCCACCGCCCGCACCCAGCTCGCCTCGCTGACCGTCAAGACCGAGGGCACCACCGACGGTTACAGCCGCGACAAGTTCCCGCACTGGATCACCCAGAGCGGCTCCTGCGACACCCGCGAGGAAGTCCTCAAGCGCGACGGCACCAACGTGCAGACCGACTCGAGCTGCAAGGCCACCAGCGGCTCCTGGTACTCCGAGTACGACGGCGCGACCTGGACCGCCTCCAGCGACGTGGACATCGACCACATGGTCCCGCTCGCCGAGGCATGGAAGTCCGGCGCCAATAGCTGGACCACCGCCCAGCGCCAGGCCTTCGCCAACGACCTGACGCACTCCCAGCTCATCGCCGTGACGGACAACGTCAACCAGTCCAAGAGCGACCAGGACCCCGGCGAGTGGCTGCCGCCCCGGACCGCTTACCACTGCATGTACGCCCGCATGTGGGTCTCGGTGAAGTACACCTACGACCTCAGCCTCGACTCGGCCGAGAAGTCCGCGCTCAGCGGCATCCTCAACGGCTGCTGA